Below is a genomic region from Rhododendron vialii isolate Sample 1 chromosome 5a, ASM3025357v1.
TAAGGGTGTAATGGTGCTTGTTCATTTTAGTTCGGATGTTGGGGGTGAATATGTTGTGATTTATAATCTTAGAAGCAAACGTGCGACAATGGTTAATTTTCCGTATGAGTTAAGTATAGTCCATTCTGGGCCTATTGTGAATGGTTCTCTGCATTGGTATGTCCCTAAGAAAGGTGCTTTCTGCCAATTTCCATCCCACCAAATTATTTACTTCGATCCAAAAACTAAAGATTTTGAGGAGATACCAATGCCACAACCCAAGCGGGAGGATGGAGATCGCATTCTTGGGTTGGGAGATTTGCATGGATGCCTCTGCATGGCTCGTTTGGTACATCCAAGCAACCACTATGGATCCAATGTTGAGGTGCTGGCGATGAAGGAACATGGAGTAGAAAAATCTTGGACCATGATGTTCATCATATCACATatccttttttgtctttctaaTACGGTAGTGCCATTGGGTTACACAAAGGATGGTGAAGCTCTAATAGAAATTGGGTCTGATGAGGTGGGGCAACATAAGTCAGACAGTTCACATATCTTGGCATACAGTCCTGTTGACTATTCCCGTAGAAGAATTATGATTCCTAATGTTCTTTTTAAGTTTAACACATTTATGCATGTGGAAAGCTTGGTTAATCCTAGTTGATTGTAAAACATCTACTTTTACTATCATTTACTTCCAACATATTATGAGGAGTTTAGTAATTATGAGTTCACCATCAAGAAGTGGTTTTTCTGTGTTCTCCTTGTCGTCTGAAATTGGTAGTATTAATGGTGGGTTCAGTTTTTTGGTTCCTTGATTATTGtttaaaatatgatttttgattCTATATTTATGCAGTATATGTAGAGACTCGTGAATTATTATATTTTCTTAATTGTTTAAATATGtgaaatattgtatttttgaggttgtattgatgtttggaagtgttggAAGCAAATGGGGTTTGATTCGGTGTCCGTcaaaaattttttattttctgccCAGTTTGTACTGGTACAGCCTttttcccagtaccggtacatggAGTCCAGAAGTTGTGTTTTTGGGCATTTTTGGGGtttatgaaccggtactgggaattgcccagtaccggtacatacTGCATTTTTCTGCAACTTTCAGCACGCTTTTTGGGacactataaataccccccttttGTCATTTCTCACTCGCAAACCCACGAAACACacctggaaacaccccctctcacctacccaacttcaatctcactcaaaactcttgatttcaacctcaaatcttcaagatccaagggttttcAACCTCAAAATCACAAGATTCTTGCATTTAGTGAACCAAGggtgagttttgtgttcttgttctcactccttgaagctctatcatgtttttctctctctcctctcgattatttgttgatctttgcttgttatccatgtttttgggctttatttgctCTAGATCTTGTATTCAAGCTTGGGTAAAGCTTGTCTTTGGAGGATTCAAGCTTATTGCTCTTGgtagacctagggttttgctcaaaacccatcaaggtagggatttctctcttcctctacaTGTTTTGCGGTGATTATGTATGACTTAGGCGTTCATTTGTCATTTATGgtctaataaaatgttttatggcTTGAGGAGTGCAAATTCTTTAAAAGTAGTATTGTTTATTAAAATGTTGTGATCTATAGGTTATGCGTGGTGTATTTGTTAATGTTGGGTTGTATGTGGAATGAGCTTATGGTGTAGGTGTTGATTGCGATGTTTGGGTGATTGTCGATGTGAAGTGGTTGGGGAGTATATTGTGTCGCGACGGGTGGATACACAATGTCGCTAGGGGTGGAGTATATTGTGTCGCGAGGGGTGGATACACAATGTCACAAGGGGTGGAGGTTTGTTGggagaagtgtgtgtgtgtgagtatatgcgcgcgtgtgtgtatatgtgtatgtgAATGCTATTTCACTCGCTGAG
It encodes:
- the LOC131327690 gene encoding F-box/kelch-repeat protein At3g23880-like produces the protein MATVSQEEAQVESITIPVPVRKSSPDHLLRVLGCCNGLLLIGIDQDLFLWNPLTRYFKNVMSYKCLQDDGYEIVSGLCYNSSIDEYKGVMVLVHFSSDVGGEYVVIYNLRSKRATMVNFPYELSIVHSGPIVNGSLHWYVPKKGAFCQFPSHQIIYFDPKTKDFEEIPMPQPKREDGDRILGLGDLHGCLCMARLVHPSNHYGSNVEVLAMKEHGVEKSWTMMFIISHILFCLSNTVVPLGYTKDGEALIEIGSDEVGQHKSDSSHILAYSPVDYSRRRIMIPNVLFKFNTFMHVESLVNPS